In Antechinus flavipes isolate AdamAnt ecotype Samford, QLD, Australia chromosome 3, AdamAnt_v2, whole genome shotgun sequence, a genomic segment contains:
- the LOC127557715 gene encoding receptor-transporting protein 3-like, whose product MIKDMDLWEQTFQRIIREKKPHHRWKLKVDNNLEVKSLRPGWKQYTQKGLARFRCSLCGRSWVSAQVLILFWMCLKEPYGRVKMRVFGQRCQKCSRALFEEPEFSPEGVEKVLGCLVVRILLKCYRESARAAVPSEDPLREILVAARRWELRGVPAGRLLPEPIGRQGLGGPSQKHPHLVPGPAACL is encoded by the exons ATGATCAAAGATATGGACCTTTGGGAGCAGACGTTTCAGCGGATAATTAGAGAGAAGAAACCGCACCACCGATGGAAGCTGAAAGTGGACAATAACCTTGAGGTCAAAAGCCTGCGGCCGGGCTGGAAGCAATACACGCAAAAAGGCCTTGCAAG GTTTCGGTGCTCCTTGTGTGGCCGCAGCTGGGTCTCGGCCCAAGTGCTGATTCTCTTCTGGATGTGCCTGAAGGAACCCTACGGCCGGGTCAAGATGAGGGTCTTTGGCCAGCGCTGCCAGAAGTGCAGCCGGGCTCTGTTTGAGGAGCCCGAGTTCAGCCCGGAGGGCGTCGAGAAGGTCCTGGGCTGCCTGGTGGTCCGCATCCTGCTGAAGTGCTACCGGGAAAGTGCCCGCGCCGCCGTCCCCAGCGAGGACCCTTTGAGAGAAATCCTCGTGGCCGCACGACGCTGGGAATTGCGAGGCGTGCCTGCTGGGCGTCTCTTGCCCGAGCCAATCGGACGGCAAGGTCTCGGGGGCCCTTCCCAGAAGCACCCACACCTCGTCCCGGGACCGGCAGCCTGCCTCTAG